The following are from one region of the Gemmatimonadaceae bacterium genome:
- a CDS encoding S9 family peptidase, with translation MTIFRLSPRPRPLVTRVATAVAFLTMTLPVALDAQASRAVKRPMTFIDMQHIRQASAPTPSPDGKRMLYTLSTPDWKEAKRQTDIYVVSLEQGVSSTKQMTFTKDKNEAAPQWARDGSFFVFSSNRDAPIATATQNQLYAMRADGGEARRISDAKDGVSTFSFTRDGKWLVYRAGKTGEEQLHRLPVAGIDSAKAEQITKQSAGVGTWKASRDSRRIYFATADTLDPDDKLRTEKKFSVVVRNMETPLSSLWALDLDRKVTTRLTRDTSITVGDFEISDDGKWIGFRGTSADRYKRNVTEQGLNADLYLLEAATGKIERLTNNVEVGESGLSFSPDSRWVAFSAPNDMTKYGMSNRRVYLRKVDDRAGQWQKLGASFDGDAGVEFWSKDGRTIYFNEGIRATSQLMALDIARNTVRQVTNERANLQVSRDDDTGVLIVSYADPKTPSTLFTVPSVDRVSTRSSWRQLTDPNSQVRAFALGDEEEITWKSTDGKTVGGVLVKPVGYQSGKRYPLIVALHGGPAAADMLGFNGGYGAQVYAGAGYAVLRPNYRGSTGYGEAHKTGIVGNYFEPGYNDIMSGVDHLIATGIADSSRMGVLGWSAGGHWSNWILTHTNRFKAISSGAGTSNWISMYAQSDVQRNRQFYLGDKLPYDDFDAYWNQSPIKYIRNAKTPTMIHVVDGDPRVPRPQSEELHMALKRIGVPTELFVYPGATHGIPDPRNQLVKSMSEMAWMDYYVRGTGRRFAWRDVLKTLEDESERVMSAPAKKAAGLE, from the coding sequence ATGACAATTTTTCGCCTGTCTCCGCGACCGCGACCGCTGGTCACGCGCGTTGCAACCGCTGTCGCCTTTCTCACGATGACACTCCCCGTTGCGCTTGACGCGCAAGCAAGTCGCGCCGTTAAGCGCCCGATGACATTCATCGACATGCAGCACATCCGCCAAGCGAGCGCACCAACGCCCAGTCCCGACGGCAAGCGCATGCTCTACACTCTTTCCACTCCCGACTGGAAGGAAGCGAAGCGCCAGACTGACATTTACGTAGTATCGCTTGAACAAGGCGTCAGCTCCACCAAGCAGATGACGTTCACGAAAGACAAGAACGAGGCTGCGCCCCAATGGGCGCGGGATGGCTCGTTCTTCGTTTTTTCGTCGAATCGTGATGCGCCAATCGCGACCGCGACTCAGAACCAGCTCTACGCAATGCGCGCCGACGGTGGCGAGGCTCGGCGCATCAGCGATGCAAAGGACGGCGTATCGACTTTTTCGTTTACGCGCGACGGCAAATGGCTGGTCTATCGTGCTGGAAAAACGGGCGAAGAGCAGCTCCATCGTCTTCCTGTTGCAGGAATCGATTCGGCGAAGGCCGAGCAGATCACGAAGCAGTCAGCTGGTGTCGGAACGTGGAAAGCGTCGCGCGATAGCCGGCGCATTTACTTCGCGACCGCCGACACACTGGATCCCGACGACAAGCTGCGCACGGAAAAGAAGTTTTCCGTCGTCGTCCGCAACATGGAAACTCCGCTCTCCAGCCTGTGGGCGCTCGATCTCGACCGGAAGGTCACAACGCGGCTGACTCGTGACACATCAATCACTGTCGGCGACTTTGAAATCTCCGACGACGGGAAGTGGATTGGCTTTCGTGGAACATCTGCCGACCGTTACAAGCGAAACGTCACCGAGCAGGGCCTCAACGCCGATCTCTATCTGCTCGAAGCTGCAACCGGCAAAATCGAACGGCTTACCAATAACGTCGAGGTTGGTGAAAGTGGCCTGAGTTTTTCCCCGGACAGCCGGTGGGTGGCTTTTTCTGCGCCAAACGACATGACGAAATACGGGATGTCGAACCGCCGCGTGTATCTGCGGAAGGTCGACGACCGCGCAGGGCAGTGGCAGAAGCTGGGTGCTTCGTTCGACGGGGATGCAGGTGTTGAATTCTGGTCGAAAGACGGGCGTACCATCTATTTCAACGAGGGCATTCGCGCCACCAGTCAGCTGATGGCCCTCGACATTGCGCGCAACACCGTGCGCCAGGTGACGAACGAGAGAGCGAATCTGCAGGTCAGCCGCGACGACGATACCGGTGTGCTGATCGTGAGCTATGCCGATCCGAAGACGCCTTCGACGCTGTTCACTGTTCCATCGGTCGATCGCGTGTCCACGCGGTCGTCGTGGCGTCAGCTCACTGATCCCAATTCGCAGGTCCGCGCATTCGCGCTTGGTGACGAGGAGGAAATCACCTGGAAATCAACCGATGGGAAGACCGTCGGCGGCGTTCTCGTGAAGCCCGTGGGATATCAGTCCGGCAAGCGCTATCCGCTAATCGTCGCGCTGCATGGCGGGCCTGCGGCGGCAGACATGCTGGGCTTCAACGGCGGCTATGGAGCACAGGTCTACGCCGGTGCAGGATACGCGGTTCTCAGGCCGAACTATCGTGGGTCGACGGGCTATGGCGAAGCCCACAAGACGGGCATCGTGGGCAACTATTTCGAGCCCGGATACAATGACATCATGAGCGGTGTGGATCATCTCATCGCAACCGGCATCGCTGACAGCAGCAGGATGGGCGTTCTGGGCTGGAGCGCCGGCGGTCACTGGTCGAACTGGATTCTCACCCACACAAATCGCTTCAAGGCAATCAGCTCGGGTGCGGGAACGAGCAACTGGATTTCGATGTACGCGCAGAGCGACGTACAGCGAAATCGCCAGTTTTACCTCGGCGACAAGCTTCCGTACGATGATTTCGACGCGTACTGGAACCAGTCTCCCATCAAGTACATCCGGAATGCAAAGACCCCGACGATGATCCACGTCGTCGACGGTGATCCGCGCGTGCCGCGGCCCCAGTCCGAGGAGCTTCACATGGCGCTCAAGCGCATTGGAGTACCAACGGAGCTGTTTGTCTATCCCGGCGCCACTCACGGCATTCCCGACCCGCGAAACCAGCTCGTGAAGTCGATGAGCGAGATGGCGTGGATGGATTATTACGTCCGTGGCACGGGCCGGCGGTTTGCGTGGCGGGACGTATTGAAGACTCTCGAGGACGAATCGGAGCGGGTGATGAGCGCGCCGGCGAAAAAAGCGGCTGGCCTCGAGTAA